GGCTGATCAACGTGCCGCCGAACTTCAACGCCTTTCTCAACTACCAGCACGTGACCAAGTGGATCGAGCAGGTCACCCAGGGCGCCAACGTGCCGCAGGCGCTGCTGCGCGCCTTCACCCAGGTCAAGAACGGCCGGCCGCGCCCGGCCCTTGTGGAGATTCCGGCCGACGTCTTCGGCGAAGAGGTGTCCGAACCGCTGGAATACCGCCCGGCGCCTCGCCTGCGCAGCGCCCCCGATCCGCGCGACGTGGAGAACGCCGCCGGTGTGCTGGTTGCCGCACAGCGGCCGGTGATCTATGCCGGCCAGGGCGTGCACTACGCCAAGGGCTGGCCGGCGCTGCGCGAGCTGGCCGAGCTTCTGGAAGCACCCGTGACCACCAGCCTGCAGGGGAAGAGCGCCTTCCCGGAGGACCATCCGCTCTCGCTCGGCTCGGGTGGGCGCGCCGTGCCGGAGCCGGTGCACCGCTTTTTGAGCGACGCCGACGTGATCTTCGGCATCGGCTGCAGCTTTGCCACCACCAGCTACGGCGTGACCATGCCGAAGGGTAAAACCTTCATCCATGCCACGCTCGACCCGCACGATTTGAACAAGGACGTGCCCGCCGAGCACGCGCTGATTGGCGACGCGCGGCTGACGCTCGAAGCGCTCTGCACGGCGATCAAGGAGCGGCTGGGCGGCAAGCCCCGCGGGCGCAAGGACGCGGTGGCCGCGGAGATCCAGAAGGTCCGCGAGCCGTGGCTGAAACAGTGGCAGCCGAAGTTGACCAGCGACGAGACGCCGCTCTCGCCGTATCGTGTGATCCACGACCTCGCGCAGACGGTGGATGCGGCCAACACGATCATCACGCACGACGCCGGCAGCCCGCGCGACCAGCTCTCGCCCTTCTGGCAGAGCACAGTGCCGCTGAGCTACATCGGCTGGGGCAAGACCACGCAGCTCGGCTACGGCCTGGGTCTGGCGATGGGCGCCAAGCTCGCCTGCCCGGAAAAGCTCTGTATCAACGTCTGGGGCGACGCGGCGATCGGCTTCACCGGCATGGACTTCGAGACGGCAGCGCGCGAGCGCATCCCCATCCTCTCGATCCTCCTGAACAACTTCTCGATGGCGATCGAGCTGCCGATCATGCAGACGGCGACGAAGAAGTACGGCAGCACCAACATCTCCGGCCACTACGCCGACATGGCGAAGGCATTCGGCGGCTACGGCGAGCGCGTGGAGAAGCCGGACCAGATCGTGCCGGCGATCAAGCGCGGCATCGAGGCGACGCGCAACGGCCAGCCGGCGCTGCTGGAGTTCCTCACGCAGCAGGACTACCAGTACTCGATGTTCGGCCGGGGGTGAAGGCGTGCGGAGCAGTCCTTAAGCAGGGTACCGGAAAAGTAGATTTGCCCAGGTTTCGATTCGCCGTTATGTTTAGCTGCACGCGGCGCCTGGCACGCGCCAGAGGTCAACAGCAGTCGTTTTTCAGCACCCTACCAGGGACGCACGGCCTGCGCCCTGCGCAGTAGGTGGTTCGGTGGCAAGCCAGGCGGGTGAAGCCGAATTTGAGCCGGTCGATCTGGAAAGCGCCAACGTGTATGCCAGCTTCGACAACGAGGCGCAGGCCCTGGCGCTCGTACGCGAGGCGATCGCGCGGCATGGCGAGCCGTACATCTACACCTGGGCACTCGGCCGCATCGCCCGCTCGGCGCCGGTGAAGGGCGCAGCGCTCGCAGCGCTGGCGAAGCGCATGGCGGCGTGACTCTCACCCAATTCTTAGTAAATTGAACGGAGGGTGTCGTTATGCATGCGTTTCGCATACCGGGCTCGAACGCATCCCTCTGCTATCACGACATCCCGGGCGAGGAACCAGCGCTTGTCTTCCTTCATGGCCTCGGCGGGGCATCGTCTGAGGGATTCCTCGTCATCGCTCGCCATCCGCTCCTGGCAGCATCGCGAATCGTTCTGGTCGACTTGCTCGGGTTCGGCTACTCGGATCGGCCCGAAGCGTTCGGCTACAGCATGGAGGAGCATGCGGATAGCGTTGCCGCGCTGCTGGAGCACCTCGGCCTCTTTGGCTGTCGGGTGATCGGGCACAGCATGGGCGGCTCCATTGCCATCCTGTTAGCTTTCCGGTTCCCCTCGCTTGTTTCAGCGCTCGTGGTGGCCGAGGGGAACCTCGATCCCGGCAAAGGGGGGATCAGTCTGCAGATCGCCGCACAGCCGGAGGAGGTCTTCATCCGGGAGGGGCATGCAACGCTCATGCACGATCTCAAGGGATGGCTGGATGCGACGCCGGCGTACGGCGGGGCATTCCGCGCCGTGCAAGGCGCCTCGCCTCAGGCGATCTATCGCAGTGCGCAATCACTCCTTGCGGCGCGGCAGCCCACGTTACGCCAGGCGCTGGAGCAGTTGGCGATCCCAAGGACGTATCTCATCGGAGAACGTTCGCTGCCCGGCTTCCCTGAGGGGCCAGCCCCTGCGAACGGGGTTGAGGTCGCCTACGTCGCGGATGCGGGCCACCTCATGAACGCGGACAATCCCGACGGATTCGCGTGCGCCATCGCCCACGCGTTCGGCATGGGGTGAATTCACCAGGGCGTTTCAACGCATCGGTCCCACCCGCGGCTGGATGAGCGCAACGAACTGACGGCTGAAGGGGCTCGCTCACCGCAGTGTCGTCGCACGCGAGCGGCGCAATGGTCGGGCATTGTATCGGTTGATCACTTCAATTTCGTTGCATTCTGCCGATGATCACGGAGAAGACGTCCACGCGGGCTGGCTGACGCCGCCGCGGGAAGGATCTGCCCGTGAAGCTGCTGTACCGCCCGGCCGTGGCGCGGGGTCTCGCTCTGCAAGCGGCGGTGGCCATGGTCTGCTACCTGAGCTGGCGCCTCACCGCGACGATCAACCGCCAGGCGATCGCCTTCTCCGTGCTGCTGCTCTGCGCCGAGCTGCAGGGGTTCGGCAACTTCCTGCTGTTTATCCTGATGACCTGGGACACCAAGACCCGGCCGCCCTTCGCACTCCGCGACGGCCTCTCGGTCGACATCTTCGTGCCGACCTACAACGAGGACCTCGAGCTGCTTGAGGCCACGATCGCCGGCTGCAACGCCGTTACGTACCCCCACACCACCTACCTGCTTGACGACGGCCGCCGCACCGCGGTCAAAGAGCTGGCGCTGCGCCTCGGCTGCCGCTACCTCGCGCGTCCCGACAACCGGCATGCCAAGGCCGGCAACCTCAACCACGCGCTGCAGCACAGCAGCGGCGAATTCATCGTCGTGCTCGACGCCGACACCGTGCCGCAGCCCGAGCTGCTGGACCACACGCTGGGCTACTTCACGGATGAACGCGTGGCCCTCGTGCAGTTGCCGCAGGAGTTCTACAACCGCGACTCCATGCAGCACTCCGCCAACGGCGAATGGCACGAGCAGGAGCTATTCTACCGCGTGATCCAGCCGGGGAAGAACCGCTGGAACGCCGCCTTCTGGTGCGGCAGCCCCTCGGTGGTGCGCCGCGCCGCGCTCGACGATGTCGGCGGCGTGGCAACCGAGACGATCACCGAGGACATCCACACCTCGCTGCGCCTGCACGCCCGCGGCTGGAAGACGGTCTACCACGACGAGCTGCTCGCCTACGGCATCGCGCCGCAGACCTTCAACGCCTTCGCCCTACAGCGCAAACGCTGGGCACAGGGCACGATGCAACTGCTGCGCTCGCGCGAGAATCCACTGATCGTGCCCGGGCTGACGCTCGCGCAACGGCTGAATTACCTCGCCTCCATGGCCACCTACTTCGACGCCTTCCAGAAGCTGATCTACCTGATCACGCCGCCGCTGATCCTGTTGAGCGGCGTGCTGCCGCTGCACGCCTCGGTGCGGGCCTTCGCCGGCTTCTGGGTGCCCTACTTCAGCCTCGGCATGCTGGCCAACATCGCGCTGGGACGAGGCTACTTCCACTACTGGCGTGTCGAGCGCTACAACCTGCTGAAGATGTTCACCTTCTTGCAGGCATCGCTGACCCTGTTCTGGTCGCGGCCGCTGCGTTTCCGGGTGACGCCGAAGCGGGCCGATGCGAGCGTGGGCTCCCTGGAGCGGCGGCAACTTGGCCCGCAGTTCGCCCTGCTCGCCTTCATGGCGATCGCCGCCTGTGCCGCCGTGTTCAACCTCGCCTGGGGGCTGACGGCCCGGTACCGGGCGCCGGGTCTGATCGGCATGACGTTGTGCTGGGCGCTGGTCAACCTCGGCATGGTCGGGCTTGGCGTACGCGAGGTGCTGAGCCGCACGCACGCGCGGCAGAATTACCGCTTCCCCTCATCCCTCTCCGCGCGGCTGACGGACCAGGCGGGTGGCACGCTCGCCGTGATCGCGGACAACCTCTCGCGCAGCGGCGCCAGCCTCAGGAGCCGCGCCCCCGTTCTGCCAGCGAGCGAGGTTCTCCTGCGCCTCGACCTGCCCGAGGGGCCGTTGGCGATGGCGGCCGAGGTGTTGCGCTGCCGCCCGCGCACCGACGGCGGGCACGATCTTGGCCTGCGCTTTCTGGAAATCTCGCCCGCGGAGCAGATGCGGCTGCTGCGCTTCCTCTTCGTAGCGCTGCCGCGCCAGGAGCGCGGCCGGCAGCCGCTCACCCTGCCTCCAACCGGTCAGGGCTCCCTCGACCGGGGCGAGGCGGCCGCCGCCTCAGCCTGAACACCCCGGCGCCCGCGGACACCTCCGGCGTCGAGCCGTCCTTTGCCTCCCATCTGGCCGCGCAGTCGCAGAGCAGCAGCCCGCCGAACGAGCGCGAAGGCGCCGGTTGACAGGAAACGGAACTCCGATTCCAATAGAGACAGGGGCGGCCCTGGCCCGGCTCTGCCTTGTGCAATCGCCGCCCCGACGGTGAAGCGTGCGGTACGATGACTGACCTGACCGCAACCGATGAGCGCGTAACGGTCCCGCCCGTCCCGGCAACCGGCGGCGAGCCGGCGATCGTCGCAGAAAACCTGGTCAAGCGCTACGGCGAAGTTGTGGCGCTGGACGGCGTTTCGTTTGCCGCGCCGGCCGGCACGGTGCTGGGGCTGCTCGGCCCGAACGGCGCCGGCAAAACGACCGCCGTGCGCATCCTCACCACCCTGCTGCGCCAGGACCGAGGCAGCGCCCACGTGCTCGGCTACGACGTGGCCCGGCAGCCGCACCAGGTGCGCGCCTCGATCGGTCTCGCCGGCCAGTACGCCGCGCTGGACGAGAACCTCACCGCGCGGGAGAACCTGCGCCTGGTGGGCCGGCTCACTCATGTACCCACCGCCGCCGTCGCTCGCCGCGGCGAGGAGCTGCTGCAACGCTTCGACCTCGGCGCCGCCGCAGACCGGCTGGTGCGCACCTATTCCGGCGGCATGCGCCGCCGCCTCGACCTGGCCGCGGCGCTGGTGCATGAACCCGCGGTGCTCTTCTTGGACGAGCCCACCACCGGCCTCGACCCGCAGGGCCGCAACGAGCTGTGGCGCGTGATCGAGGAGCTGGTGGGCGGCGGCACCACGGTGTTGCTCACCACGCAGTATCTTGAAGAGGCGGACCGCCTCGCCGACCGCATCATCGTGATCGACCATGGCCACGTGATCGCTGAAGGCACGGCGGCCGAGCTGAAGGCCAGCATGGGCGCGACGGTGATCGAAGTCGCCTTCCGCGATCTCGCCGCGGTAGAGTCCGCGCGGGCGCGGCTCGCGGCGCTGGGTCCCGTCACGCAGGCAGGCCGCACGGTGCATGTTGGTGTCGGCGACGGTCCGCGCGCCATGCTCGAAACCGTGCGCGTGCTCGACGCCGCCGGTCTCACGCCGGTGACGCTGACGCTGCGCGAACCCACGCTCGACGACGTGTTCCTCACGCTCACGGGACATGTCGCGGAGGAGCCGGGCGAGGCCGACAACGGCGCGGCCGTGCCGGCGCCGCGTCGCGGCCGCAGAGGAGGAGCATGATGGCCACACGCACGGTCGCCCTGCGCACCGCGGCCGCCGGCGTCCCCGTGCGGCGGGCACAGCCGGTGGGCGATGCCCTGACCATCACCTGGCGCAACCTGCTGACCATCCGCCGCACGCCGCGCCTGCTCGTCTTCGCCACGATCCAGCCGGTGATGTTCGTCCTGATGTTCCGCTACGTGTTCGGCGGCGCGATTCGCGTACCGGGCGTCTCCTACGTGAACTACCTGATGCCCGGTATTTTCGTGCAGACCGTCGTCTTCGGCTCGCTGACCACGGGCATCGGCCTCTCGGAAGACCTGCACAAGGGGCTGATCGATCGCTTCCGCTCGCTGCCGATGGCGCGTTCGGCCGTGCTGGTGGGGCGCAGCCTCGCGGACCTGGGGCGCAACGTCTTCGTCGTGGGGCTGATGGCCGTCGTGGGCTTCATCGTCGGCTGGAAGCCGGATCACGGCTGGCTGGGGCTGCCGGCCGCCTTGTTGCTGGTGATCGCCTTCTCGTACGCCCTCTCCTGGGTCTTCGCCATCGTCGGGCTCAGCGCCCCGGACGCGGAAACGGCGCAGGCGATGTCCTTTCCCCTGCTCGCGCCGCTGGTTTTCGCCTCCTCGGCCTTCGTACCCGTGAAGTCGATGCCCGACTGGCTGCAGGGGTTCGCCAGCCACCAGCCCGTCTCCGTGGTGGTGAACGCGGCGCGCGACCTGACCCTGGGCAAGCCGGTCGGCGGCGACTTCTGGCAGGCCGTCGCCTGGATCGCAGGCATCGTCGCGGTCTGCGCCCCAATCGCCGTAGCCCGCTACCGCCGCGTCGGCTGATTGAGCCGAGCGTGAGCGGAGGTCCGCGGGCGGGGAGACGCCGCGGCCGCCCCCGGCGTTGTACGGCTTGCCCGCAATCCGGAATAATCCAGACGCGGTGCGGGTCCGCTTCTCCGCGGATTCGCCTTGCATGGCTGATAGGCCAGAGGGCGAACCGAATGAGCGAATCCGTCGCGCTTACCTTTCTCGGCACGGGCAACTTCAACGCCCAGGGGCGCTACTGGAACAGCTTCCTGATCGGCCGGCGCGTGCTGGTCGAACCCTCGCCGATTGCGCTGGCGAACCTCTTCCGCGCCGGCGTCGATGCGACCGAGATCGACGTGATTTTTCTCAGCCACTTCCACGCCGACCACAGCTTCGGCTGGCCCTTCCTGCTGCTCAACCAGGCCGGCCGCCGCAGGTCGCCGCTGTGGGTTGTCGGCCCGCCCGGCCTGCAGGCCTTCCTGGAAGAGATGACGCACGCCGGCAGGCTGGACCACCTCGTGGCGATGTCCTTCCAGCGCGGCGGCGGCTTTCCGCTGCACTACGTCGAGGCCGACGAGCGCGAGCAGGCGGCTGGCGACATTCGCTTCCGCGCCGTGCGCGTGGAGCACGACCCGGCGCTCGACTGTTTCGGCTACCTGATTCAGCAGGGCAGCCGCAGCATCGGCTATTCTGGCGACACGATTCTCTGTGACGGCCTGCGCCGCATCGCCGCCGGCGCCGATGCGCTGGTGCTGGAGTGCAACCAGGCGCACGGCCAGCCGCGGGTACACATGTCGCTGGAGCGCGTGCGTGCGCTGCGCGACGAGTTCCCGGCGCTGCCCTTTGTGCTCACGCACATGGGCGCCGATGTGACCGATCCGAGCATCCCGAACGTGCGCCTGCCGAACGACCTGGAGACGGTGAGGCTCTGAGCGAGCGACCATGGTCGCCGGGGGATTCCAGCCGCAACCCGCCGAAATCCGCGAGAAATCGCAGCAATATCACGCCGATCTGACGGTTTCGGCGGGATCCGGGCAGTCGATCTGTGATACACCTCTGCTAACACGGAGAGGTTCGCATGATCGATGTAGCCCCGACGACCAACCGCGCCCGCCTGGTGATCATGTCGGGCGTGATGCTCGGCCTGCTGCTCTCGGCGCTCGATCAGACGATCGTCAGCACCGCGATGCCGCGGATCATCGCCGACCTCGGCGGGCTGTCGTACTACTCCTGGGTCTTCACCGCCTACCTGCTCACGAGCACCGCCGCCGTGCCGATCTTCGGCAAGCTCTCCGATGTCTACGGCCGCAAGCCGTTCTACATGGCGGGCATTGTGCTCTTTCTCGCCTCCTCCGCGCTCTGCGGCCTCGCCCAGAACATGCCCGAGCTGGTGCTCTTTCGCGCAATCCAGGGCGTCGGCGGCGGCGTGATGATGGCCAACGCCTTCGCCATCATCGGCGACGTCTTCCCGCCCGCCGAACGCGGCAAGTGGCAGGGTCTGACCAGCGCGATGTTCGGCTTCGCCTCGGTCGTCGGTCCGACACTCGGCGGCTACCTCACCGACAGCTTCACCTGGCGCTGGGTGTTTTACGTCAATCTGCCGGTGGGCGTGATCGCGCTGGTCGTGCTCTGGTTCACGCTCCCCTGGCGGCGGCGCCTGGGCGTGCAGCACGCGATCGACTATCTCGGCGTGGCCACGCTGCTCGCCGGCGTCGTGCCGATGCTGCTCGCCTTCGTCTGGGTCGGGGATCAGTTCGCCTGGTTCGCGCCGCAGTTTTTCGGCCTGCTGATCGCCTCGCTGGCGCTGCTCGTCGCCTTCGTGCTGATCGAGCGCCGCGCGGCCGAGCCGATCCTGCCGCCGCAGCTCTTCCGCAATCGCACCTTCGTCAGCGGCGCGGTGATCATGTTCTTCTCCGGCATGGCGATGTTCGGCGCTACGGTTTACATGCCGCTGTTCATGGTTACCGTGCGCAACGCCTCTGCCACGCGCGCCGGCCTCACCGTGATTCCGATGACGCTGAGCATTGTCCTGGCCAGTGTCATCTCCGGCCAGCTGGTCTCGCGCACGGGGCGCTACCGCTATCTGATCATCGGCGGCGCCCTGGCGATGATGGTGGGGACCTTCCTGCTCTCCACGCTCGGCGTCGACACGCAAACGATCGTGATCTACCTGTTCATGGTCGTGGTGGGCGCGGGCGTCGGCTTGAGCATGCCGATCATCACGATCGTGGTGCAAAACGCGCTGCCGTACCGCGTGCTTGGCACGGTCACCTCGGCCACGCAGTTCTTCCGCTCGATCGGATCGACGATCGGCGTGGCGATCTTTGGCAGCATCCTTACCACGCGGCTTGGCAGCGAAATCCCCAACCGGCTGCCGCTGGAAGTGAAGTCATCGCTTCCCGCCACCAGCCTGAAGACGGTTCAGGATCCAAAAGTCTTGCTCTCGCCGGTGGGCGGCGATCAACTGCTCGCCGCCTTTCGGCCGCTCGGGCAGGACGCCAACCGCCTGCTCGGCGCCACCACCGAGGCCATGCGCCACGCCTTCGCCGCCTCGCTGAGCGATGTCTTCCTGATCGGCGGCGCCGTGGCGATCATCGCCTTCCTGGCCACCTTCACCATGGAGGAAGTGCCGTTGCGCAGCGGCCACATCATCGATGACGAGGACGAGGCGCCGGACGGCATGGCTATGGCGGCGGCGGCGAGCCACTGACCCGACCGAGGCAATCGCGTAGCGTCCCTCGTATGCTGGACCCGATGCGCCGGCATCGCCACGGCGACGGCCTGCGCCGGACCCTGGCGATGGTGGCGTCACCGCTGCGACGCGGACGCTGGTTTAGGTTCGAGGCGGTGCGGGCGCAGCGGGCGATAGGCTGGCCGGCGACGCAGGATATCATGCCGGCGTGCACTGCAGAGCAGCATCGCCCTTGAGAAGGCAAGCCGATGCCGCGCAACGAACAACGCCGCCAGAAGTCGCTGCAAAAGCACGCCGCCAGGCGCAAGGCGAAGCGCCACGCCCTCGCCGTGGGCGGCCAGCCGGGCGGTCTGCGCGGTGAGCTGCGCGCTGCCGCCCACTGGCCGCTGGAGGAATGCCTGATCACGCGCGACTGGCAGAAGCCGGGCGAGATCGTGCAGCTCGCCGTGGCACGGCGGGCGCCGGACGGCGGCATCGGCGCGGCCGTGTTTCTGATCGACCTCGGCTGCCTGGGCGTGAAGAGCGCAACGGTCGCGCGCTTCGACTCGCTCGGTCAGTACCAGGCCGAGCTGCGCGCCGACCTGGCGGCGATGCAGCCGATGAAAGCGATCGGCCTCGACCTCGCTGCGAAGATCGTGCGGGAGGCCGTGGCCTATGCCCGCGGCCTGGGCTTCAGTCCCGACAAGGACTACTACGACGCGGCGCTGCTGCTGGGCGGCGCCGAGCCGGAACGGGCTGCGGAGCGCGTGCCGCTGGGCGGCGAGGACGGCAAGCCGCTCTACATCGTGGGCGCCTACGACAACCCGACGGCGGTCATAACCCGCCTGAACCGCGCGGTGGGGGAAGGCAACTACACCATCGTCTCGCCGCTGGCGTCGCTCCCCGGCTACGATCTCGGCGACGGGGATGACGACGGTGAAGCAGACGCGATCGAAGCGGAGTTCGAGCGTCGCGACAGCGACGACGCCTGAGCGCGCTCAGGCCGGAGAACCGGGATCGCGCCGCGCCACGCCGGGCAGCCGGTCGAAGTCTCGATCGAAGGTGTACAGCTCGCCCGAGCCGGCGCGGATCGCCTTCGCGGCGAGCAGTGCATCGACGAAGTCCACGTGGCGATCGCGGTAGAAGACGAGCGCCATCTGCAGCGCCTGTTTGTCCCCGTTTTCAACCCCGTCGAGATCGAGGATTGGATCGAGATAGTCATGAATCTGCACGCGCGTCGCGCGGTAAAAGGTGGTCAAGGTCCAGATCACTTCAGCCAGCACGACGTCTTCGAGCAGAACCCGCTCTTCACCTGATGCCACGCGCTCAAAAAGGGCAATGGCGCGAACAGCCAGCTGCGGGGCATCGTTGACCAGATAGCGGAGGATAGTGTTCGAGTCGATCCGCAAAGCCGGCATCAGTCATCGAGTCCGCGGCTGACCACATGTTCAGCAACTTCTCGGCGATACTGCTCGCGAACCGCTGCCATTCCCGGCCACGGGCGATCACTCTTAATGATGCCCGCCAGCTCGCGCACGTCGCGATGACGCACCGGGTGGGCGATGGCCTTGCCGTCTTCGACGTAGAAGACGAGCTGGTCGCCTTTGCGCAGGCCGAGCGCCTCGCGGATCTCCTTCGGAATCGTGACCTGACCCTTTGAGGTAATCGTCGCCGTGGACATGATACTGCTCCCCATTGCTGCCTTACTTTCGCATTGAAGTAAGGATAGCATGGGAGGTAAGGCGACGCGCGGCCGTGCTCAACCGTGGCGCAGCAGCGATTCGGCCTCCCTGAGGTCCGCGGGCGTGTCCACGTCCAGCCAGAAGGCGCCGCTCAGGTCTACCGCGTGAAACGGCTGCCGCGCCGCCACGCGCGTCATGATCGCGCTCAGCTCTGAGTCGACGCCGAGCTCGTCAATCACGGCAAACACGTCCGGGTGGCAGCGAAAGATACCCGTGTCGATCCCGTCCCAACGGCGCAGCCGCTTGCCGAACGCCGCGACCAGGCCGTCCGGTCGCAACCGCACCCGGGTCGCGTCGGTCAGACGCGACGCCGGCAGCGGTCCCCGATCCACGCCGATGGCGAAGCGCTGTTCCGCGCCGAGCATGCGGCGGATCGCCTCCACACTCAGCAGGTGGTCGGCCATCAGCAGCAGAAAGGGCGCCTGAGCAACGGCGGCGCGGGCCGCGGCAAGCGAACTGCCGTTCGGCAAACGGTAGTCCGGATTCCAGACAACATGCAGCGACGGGCCGCCTGGCCCAAGGCCGGCAAGCGCCGCCTCGATTTCGGCGCCGCGGTAGCCGAGCACGACATACGCTTGGTGTACGCCGGCCTGCGCGAGCGCTTCCAGGGTGTAGGCGAGCAGCGGCCGGCCCAGGACGGGCGCCAGCGCCTTGGGCGCGCCGCCGCCCGCGCCGCCGAGGCGCGAGCCAAGTCCAGCGGCCAGGATCACGGCTGGAAGCGCGGGCTGCGGCGGGTCAAGCGGCGCCGGGGCGGATTCGGCCTTCACACGAGCCAGTATAGCGGCAGTCCGCGCGCCGGGGCAGGCCGGGCGAGAACCCAGAGCGTCCGGCCCCGGTCTCGATCCTGCGCTCGGTGCCTGCCGCTAGAGCACGCATTGCCCCGTGGTCGTGTCGAAGAAGAAGCCGGGCGGGCAGACGCCGGAGGCGTTCCCGGTGATTGGCACGCAGCCGTTCACCGACAGGCTGAAGGCGAATCCGAGCGGGCAGACACCCGAGCTCACGGTTCCCGCTGGCCCCTGCGGTCCCTGAGGCCCGGCCGGGCCCTGCAGCCCTTGCGGCCCCTGCGGACCTTGCGGCCCCTGCGGTCCGGCCGCGCCTGCTGGGCCTGCCGGACCGGCCGGCCCCTCCATATTGACGTCGTACTCCGTTTGGTTCTCCGCGCAGGCGAAACCGCTCTGGGCGACACTCAGCGCCTGCGTCGAGTTGTCCGCGCACATGCGCAGCGTGCCGG
The Dehalococcoidia bacterium DNA segment above includes these coding regions:
- a CDS encoding thiamine pyrophosphate-requiring protein, which translates into the protein MTCRGAHSAAQPSETSHAAPFAAKPRPTTCESLNKGTEAATMRAAAAVAEILKREGVQFLIGYPVNPIIEAAAEADIRTIIVRQERTGLHMADAVSRVTSADRIGVFCMQQGPGTENAFGGVAQAYGDSSPIVVLPAGYPRRLINVPPNFNAFLNYQHVTKWIEQVTQGANVPQALLRAFTQVKNGRPRPALVEIPADVFGEEVSEPLEYRPAPRLRSAPDPRDVENAAGVLVAAQRPVIYAGQGVHYAKGWPALRELAELLEAPVTTSLQGKSAFPEDHPLSLGSGGRAVPEPVHRFLSDADVIFGIGCSFATTSYGVTMPKGKTFIHATLDPHDLNKDVPAEHALIGDARLTLEALCTAIKERLGGKPRGRKDAVAAEIQKVREPWLKQWQPKLTSDETPLSPYRVIHDLAQTVDAANTIITHDAGSPRDQLSPFWQSTVPLSYIGWGKTTQLGYGLGLAMGAKLACPEKLCINVWGDAAIGFTGMDFETAARERIPILSILLNNFSMAIELPIMQTATKKYGSTNISGHYADMAKAFGGYGERVEKPDQIVPAIKRGIEATRNGQPALLEFLTQQDYQYSMFGRG
- a CDS encoding alpha/beta hydrolase gives rise to the protein MHAFRIPGSNASLCYHDIPGEEPALVFLHGLGGASSEGFLVIARHPLLAASRIVLVDLLGFGYSDRPEAFGYSMEEHADSVAALLEHLGLFGCRVIGHSMGGSIAILLAFRFPSLVSALVVAEGNLDPGKGGISLQIAAQPEEVFIREGHATLMHDLKGWLDATPAYGGAFRAVQGASPQAIYRSAQSLLAARQPTLRQALEQLAIPRTYLIGERSLPGFPEGPAPANGVEVAYVADAGHLMNADNPDGFACAIAHAFGMG
- a CDS encoding glycosyltransferase — its product is MKLLYRPAVARGLALQAAVAMVCYLSWRLTATINRQAIAFSVLLLCAELQGFGNFLLFILMTWDTKTRPPFALRDGLSVDIFVPTYNEDLELLEATIAGCNAVTYPHTTYLLDDGRRTAVKELALRLGCRYLARPDNRHAKAGNLNHALQHSSGEFIVVLDADTVPQPELLDHTLGYFTDERVALVQLPQEFYNRDSMQHSANGEWHEQELFYRVIQPGKNRWNAAFWCGSPSVVRRAALDDVGGVATETITEDIHTSLRLHARGWKTVYHDELLAYGIAPQTFNAFALQRKRWAQGTMQLLRSRENPLIVPGLTLAQRLNYLASMATYFDAFQKLIYLITPPLILLSGVLPLHASVRAFAGFWVPYFSLGMLANIALGRGYFHYWRVERYNLLKMFTFLQASLTLFWSRPLRFRVTPKRADASVGSLERRQLGPQFALLAFMAIAACAAVFNLAWGLTARYRAPGLIGMTLCWALVNLGMVGLGVREVLSRTHARQNYRFPSSLSARLTDQAGGTLAVIADNLSRSGASLRSRAPVLPASEVLLRLDLPEGPLAMAAEVLRCRPRTDGGHDLGLRFLEISPAEQMRLLRFLFVALPRQERGRQPLTLPPTGQGSLDRGEAAAASA
- a CDS encoding ATP-binding cassette domain-containing protein, producing the protein MTDLTATDERVTVPPVPATGGEPAIVAENLVKRYGEVVALDGVSFAAPAGTVLGLLGPNGAGKTTAVRILTTLLRQDRGSAHVLGYDVARQPHQVRASIGLAGQYAALDENLTARENLRLVGRLTHVPTAAVARRGEELLQRFDLGAAADRLVRTYSGGMRRRLDLAAALVHEPAVLFLDEPTTGLDPQGRNELWRVIEELVGGGTTVLLTTQYLEEADRLADRIIVIDHGHVIAEGTAAELKASMGATVIEVAFRDLAAVESARARLAALGPVTQAGRTVHVGVGDGPRAMLETVRVLDAAGLTPVTLTLREPTLDDVFLTLTGHVAEEPGEADNGAAVPAPRRGRRGGA
- a CDS encoding ABC transporter permease, whose translation is MATRTVALRTAAAGVPVRRAQPVGDALTITWRNLLTIRRTPRLLVFATIQPVMFVLMFRYVFGGAIRVPGVSYVNYLMPGIFVQTVVFGSLTTGIGLSEDLHKGLIDRFRSLPMARSAVLVGRSLADLGRNVFVVGLMAVVGFIVGWKPDHGWLGLPAALLLVIAFSYALSWVFAIVGLSAPDAETAQAMSFPLLAPLVFASSAFVPVKSMPDWLQGFASHQPVSVVVNAARDLTLGKPVGGDFWQAVAWIAGIVAVCAPIAVARYRRVG
- a CDS encoding MBL fold metallo-hydrolase; this translates as MSESVALTFLGTGNFNAQGRYWNSFLIGRRVLVEPSPIALANLFRAGVDATEIDVIFLSHFHADHSFGWPFLLLNQAGRRRSPLWVVGPPGLQAFLEEMTHAGRLDHLVAMSFQRGGGFPLHYVEADEREQAAGDIRFRAVRVEHDPALDCFGYLIQQGSRSIGYSGDTILCDGLRRIAAGADALVLECNQAHGQPRVHMSLERVRALRDEFPALPFVLTHMGADVTDPSIPNVRLPNDLETVRL
- a CDS encoding MDR family MFS transporter; its protein translation is MIDVAPTTNRARLVIMSGVMLGLLLSALDQTIVSTAMPRIIADLGGLSYYSWVFTAYLLTSTAAVPIFGKLSDVYGRKPFYMAGIVLFLASSALCGLAQNMPELVLFRAIQGVGGGVMMANAFAIIGDVFPPAERGKWQGLTSAMFGFASVVGPTLGGYLTDSFTWRWVFYVNLPVGVIALVVLWFTLPWRRRLGVQHAIDYLGVATLLAGVVPMLLAFVWVGDQFAWFAPQFFGLLIASLALLVAFVLIERRAAEPILPPQLFRNRTFVSGAVIMFFSGMAMFGATVYMPLFMVTVRNASATRAGLTVIPMTLSIVLASVISGQLVSRTGRYRYLIIGGALAMMVGTFLLSTLGVDTQTIVIYLFMVVVGAGVGLSMPIITIVVQNALPYRVLGTVTSATQFFRSIGSTIGVAIFGSILTTRLGSEIPNRLPLEVKSSLPATSLKTVQDPKVLLSPVGGDQLLAAFRPLGQDANRLLGATTEAMRHAFAASLSDVFLIGGAVAIIAFLATFTMEEVPLRSGHIIDDEDEAPDGMAMAAAASH
- a CDS encoding PIN domain-containing protein encodes the protein MPALRIDSNTILRYLVNDAPQLAVRAIALFERVASGEERVLLEDVVLAEVIWTLTTFYRATRVQIHDYLDPILDLDGVENGDKQALQMALVFYRDRHVDFVDALLAAKAIRAGSGELYTFDRDFDRLPGVARRDPGSPA
- a CDS encoding AbrB/MazE/SpoVT family DNA-binding domain-containing protein, translating into MSTATITSKGQVTIPKEIREALGLRKGDQLVFYVEDGKAIAHPVRHRDVRELAGIIKSDRPWPGMAAVREQYRREVAEHVVSRGLDD